The nucleotide sequence GttagattttttttctgagAGGTTAGttaaataacttattttttaagttcCATAAATATGCGTACATGTTACTATAAATACCATATAAAtacgaattattaaaaaaattaagaatgctCAAAAAATGTAAACGGGGGAAATTTCAAAACCTTCAATATTGGAAATTCAAATCTGTGTTAAGTAATTTTGTGCTCAAATTAGGGAATGAAGCCAAGCGACGCAGTAAGATAACAAAATAAGGTGTTACTCTCTgcaattgattttcttttatttctatcGCATAGCTGGCGTCAAGTTTACGTGATCAAAATACTAGATGCGCTACTCACTTTACAAACATATTTTCCCCTATTTTAAAATGCTAAGCAGATATATTTAGTATTGAAAACACTTAAAGAAAATGTGTGTAGAAATAAGCCGAAAGGGTCATTGTACTGCTGAATACAAATGATTGGAGTTGATTCTCAGAAAAGTGTGAAAATCAATGTGAACATGAGCACCTAGCAGATCAACCAGTGATTGAATTTCGTGCAGGaagttttaaaagtaaaaatgcgGGCGTCCCCtaagtaaaaaattgtataggaATTGAGCTAACAAAGCCGTTAAATATGGCTGTGAAAGTCTCTTATGCTGTCATATGCTTTGAGTTCATCAGCAGAATAGTCAACCAAAGTGctacaaaaatgttttgatgacTACAGTTTGGTGATCTTCTCGCCATGTTggaagaaatacatttttgctaCTAACAAGATTTGTGTCAAGCCGTCCAGAAAACATAGTATAGAATATTCAATATCAGTCAGTCCTTAATAAGCAGTAATAACGAAAAGAttaaaaacgcacattttgaaaaaaaagggaaTGAAATTTAAAGAGCGTGAATACATGGCTTCGCGTAAGGCAGTTCTACTAGGACCCACCTTCATGGTGAGCGTAACAGGCACGGCAGTTCTTATCTGAAACAAATAAACGAAGACTTTTTTAATGTGATAAATAATCTACAGATTCATGTAGACgttttattgaaagaaaattacgcaagtcataaaaattttaatttatttaaaaattaaatttattttaaattttaaaacctatttattaaattttttttgcaaaaaaattaattgcgaatttaaaaaaaaaatttaattggtcaaTCTAAAACTACTGTGCTAGGCAATTTAGAATATACTTCAGAAAATAATCTGATGATCGATAGCTAGTgcattttaattgtaataaattttagtatttttagttatattactagtaagtaaataattaaataaatatttaagaacaTGAGTGGGAATTTTTAAGTTAATCAGTTGAAAACTGTTATCATACCCatcgttttaaaaaaatgtggtatctagaaaaatgcaaaaaaaaaaaaaatataaaaattctgcgttgcctTCAAATAATCAAATTCTCTAATATATATTggtttacaaataattaatgatttatttttatccaAGAACCAGATTATCCAAATGCTATGTAAAATTGCTCGCTGAgtccaaaaattcatttttttttataaaaattaattttaagtaaaaatgaaGCAGGATTAGAATATAATagaatatcaaaaatttaactgcctttaatataaattatgagGTGTTTTGATCGCTTAACGTGCTCTCCAGATACGATGtgccttttttctttattccaaAATCGTTATTTGGCGATATCTCAAAAAATACATGCCAGAAAAAGAATTATGTGGATTTTCGGACGCAGTGGTCGATTTTACGTACATAGGAATTGGCTTGGTTTTTACGGAAATTTaggtatttttatcaaaaacaacgTACGATATTCTTAAGAATAggtactttaaaattaatagatatAAATcgacttttgaaaatttcaatgtGGTCCTTATGCCTTTTACCTCTTTATGGCTGTTGCtttacacttttataaaaaaggcAATTAATTATTTACTGTTAAAAGCTTTATGATACAATGAAAGTATGCCTATAATTTTGATCGTACGTTGATTGTACATTAATTTGCctgtgcaaatttaaaataaaaggttttctgtactattataattattttttttacttttttttaaataaaatttaagtgcaAACTAAAAGAGGTTTATCATTTGCAAATTAGTTACTGCTATACatactttttaatgtttttattttaactaaaattaaaatcactTTATCTAGTGCAATTATTTGTAGCTTAAGAAAAACTGTATGGCAtaattcacaacaaaaaaaaaaatcctaataaTCCGTGCGTTTCGTATCCTATATTTTATAGCGtttttgaaccaaataaaatgctcGATTGACAAAACCATTAgctagaatatttaaaaatatacacgAATTTTGCATTTCTTGTCCGACTAATAACTGTGCATATATATTTTGAGTATCAAATTTTGCAAATCACCTACTAACTTTAGTAACATCTCTTTGAATCTTTGAATTACCAAACTTATTCAATTTCTTCTATGGCCGAGAGATTATCAAAATAcactaattatttatattattgttcCATATTTCCTTCCCCCAATTTAGAGCATATCAACGCAATTGCAACGCTGTTTAGCAGTTATAAAATCACGAAACCTTCACTAGTCAAAAGTGCCCCCACCCACAATAGTAGCAGTAGCACTACCCTAGAAAACAGCAACACAGCAGAAAAGCCTACGCACAATTCGCGCAAAAAATCTACAATGTTGGAGCCACGTAGAAGCGCCTCAATGTCTCCACATTCTGTTTCTAGTTCACGTAACCATTCAATTTCACCGACCAGTCTGCGTGAAAATAGTCCGATTATCACAGACGCTGAAGTAGCAGCTGATCCTAAATTGAATATGAAATGTGCAGTCGTGTTGCAGGAAAATGAGGAAGttcttaaatacaaaaaacaagagATTGCCTTCATCAACGATTTGTTGGAGAAGCAGAGAGAAATGCAGCGACAACGCGCTCTGAAACGACAagaacttcagaatattttaaagaaaaaatgtgatgAGGGCAAACGTTTGATGGCGGAAATTACCGAAATCAAAAGGCAACGAGCTGAGGCGCAAGAGAAGAGTTTACTAGCAcagcagaaacaacaacaatcgaCTAATATTTCAAATCGTAAACGTGTGCTTGTGAGggatagaaaaataaaacttaaagcgaaaacaaaaacaacaacacggTCTGCAACACCCACACGCATGGTGGGTGGGCAAGGTGATGCTAAGACGACTGAAAATGAAATAGATAAAACCGTCGCCGAAGCAATGCAAGCGGCGAAAGGGGACTCGTTGGAAGCAGCTAATGCCAAATCATTAATTGATGCCGCGGCGATAACTGATATATCAGGTGAAAAATTGGTAACTACAACACAAATGCCAGCAGAAATTGGAAATGACTTAGCCGAAGTAATACCGCAATCGCCAAAAAAACGCGCTCAGTCACCCAGCAACGTTTCGGAAATAGAATCGCCCACTGCTAGTAGCAGCATTAAAACGCAGGTTATGGATATAGAGAGTAAAGCATTACAAAGTACTGGTGACTTTGCTGCGATTGACGTTGAGGAAGCTCCAAAAGCGAACCCCGTACCTATGAAAAAGTCGGCTAATAAAACAAGTTTGTCTGAAAAACCGAAATTACCCATAGTAAAAGGAAAGTTGACACCAGCAACGCATACAGGGTGTGTGAGATCAATGACACCCGTGCGAAGTGTGGTGGAAGCGCCTGCAACTAAAACTACAGTTTCGTCTACACAAACCCTCTCGGACATCGAACCGACTCGTCAACATGCGCTACTGAAATCTTCACTTTCGTTTTCTTTGCCCAAATCCTCTAGATCGCATTTATTGCGAGCACCATCATTATCACCATCCATATTCATGCCCCGAAATCGTATTGATGTGCGCCAGAGTATGAGAGATCATTCTAGCAATACAGATTTCTCGTCAAGCACCAAGTCGTGGTTTCTACATGCATCAGCACGAACGTTTACTAAAACGCTAAAGGTGCGTCTGAAGCGTTTACAGCATTTAAATATGAGATCTTCTCCGTCAGCTGAGaataatgacaataataaatCAGAAAGGCCAGCGTCAACCATACCTGTCTTCTCTAATAAAAGCGTTACAAATGCAGTACAACTGGAGGACGCCATTAAACGCATTGAAGAGCCAAAACTTTCGATTTTAGAACTTTCCCCTAGTAAAACTGAACgcgttcaaaagttgaagcaacGACTGAAATCGCAATTGCTAGAGATGGATGAAAAATACGGTGCCACTGTTACAAAGGTTATTGAAAATGTACTTATAAATGCATCTAGGGAAGAAACGCCGAATCCTCCTTCGTCAACGGCCGAGATACGTGCCAAGAAGGCGGTACGTCGCAAGGCACAACGGAAACAAACACAACAtagtaaaaagttaaaattgtcAGGCAAGGCGACTAGCGaacataaagaaaataataggcAACTCGATATCACGAGTAGTAAATCCGATGATAAAAAGGCTAATGAGGACGCAGGCAAGATAGAGACAGAAAATGGGGCGCAATGTGATAGCGATAGAATTGAAATCGATAATACAACAGCTAACAAAATGGCAGAAAATGAACGCAAAGATACAGATATCAGTGCTAAACCATGTATTGCGCTAAACAAAAACTCTGAGGAAGAGGATACAAACTGTCGACAAGAAAATTGTGCGAAGGAGCAGGAAGCTCCAGAGAAGCCAGCGAAGCAGGACCGGCATGAACTAGTTGATGAAGTAGCTATAAGTATTTGCAAAGAAACCAGTGCAGAAGTTGCAATGGACATTGGTGATAATACCAATACAGTTGATGAGAAGCTCATTCACGATGGTACCACGGCAGTTGATGAAAAGCTCAGAAATAAGCTGGCGCACGGTGCGATAGTTACGCAAGTTGTGGACGTGACTCCTGGCAGGCATGTAAAGGATAGTCTGTTGGGTGAAATATTGGTAGTCAAAGCTACATCCAAATCAGCAGTGTCGAATAACATTGAGGTGTCGAAAATCGAAAGTAAGAGAAGTAATGCCCAAACAGCTGATGCTGAAGAGCTGAGCGTTGAAGAGCGTTGTTCTACACCACCTTCTCCAGACTTGCCGTGCATAAAGCCAAGCTCGACACTGCCTGAGGATGCCATTAAACAAGCACCTACAGGAATATCCAATGAAATGGCTGCTGCTGATACGAGTCTTGCCATGTTAGCAAATACAACGGCAAAACCACAAACAACATCCAATATAACCTCCAAAGAATTGCAAAATGAAAACAGTGAATCTCTCATAGCGACAGGCGTAATATTGTCAAAGATATCGTCATGCGATTCAATTTCATCTAACCTCGAAATTGTACCCGATCCACCGACTTCGATTGGTTTACAAAACGATTCGCATTCGCGTTCGATAAAGCCAATTGGTGACAACACAAGTGAAAATGCAAGGCCAACAGTAGCTGAAAATCATGAAAACCGCAACGAATTCGTCCGCTTGCAAGTTAGCACATCTTCCCTGTGTGGTGATGAAGAATCCAGTAGTGATTGTTTGTTGTCGCATTTATCAAAACAAGTACGAAAAATGTCCGATTTAGATAGTATTGTTGATGCAAGCACCGTGCATGTGATTAAGGATGCCACAATGACACTGATGAGTTTCGAAGCCACGCCAACGTTGCCAACTTACTTGCTTAATGGCGAAAGTCGCGATGTGCCCACGCCGCCTGCCATATCAACACCGGCGCCGACACCTCTACCGATTCTCACCACTGAGTTGATATCGGACACCGAGCAACAAAAGCATACAGCAACACCGACATCAGCATTGCTCGAACCAGCTAAAAGTGAATTGACACTAACGCCGGCGCAGGAACCTAAGGAAAACAAACCAGATCGATTGCAGAAGTCGGATTTCCAAACGAGTACAACCACCAGTTTAGAAAATGAACCCGAACAAGTGCCAGAAAAGAATATACCAACAGTCGCGCTACCCATGCTGGTT is from Anastrepha ludens isolate Willacy chromosome 4, idAnaLude1.1, whole genome shotgun sequence and encodes:
- the LOC128860489 gene encoding uncharacterized protein LOC128860489; protein product: MRAVHDFALHCTTIHRTHEHINAIATLFSSYKITKPSLVKSAPTHNSSSSTTLENSNTAEKPTHNSRKKSTMLEPRRSASMSPHSVSSSRNHSISPTSLRENSPIITDAEVAADPKLNMKCAVVLQENEEVLKYKKQEIAFINDLLEKQREMQRQRALKRQELQNILKKKCDEGKRLMAEITEIKRQRAEAQEKSLLAQQKQQQSTNISNRKRVLVRDRKIKLKAKTKTTTRSATPTRMVGGQGDAKTTENEIDKTVAEAMQAAKGDSLEAANAKSLIDAAAITDISGEKLVTTTQMPAEIGNDLAEVIPQSPKKRAQSPSNVSEIESPTASSSIKTQVMDIESKALQSTGDFAAIDVEEAPKANPVPMKKSANKTSLSEKPKLPIVKGKLTPATHTGCVRSMTPVRSVVEAPATKTTVSSTQTLSDIEPTRQHALLKSSLSFSLPKSSRSHLLRAPSLSPSIFMPRNRIDVRQSMRDHSSNTDFSSSTKSWFLHASARTFTKTLKVRLKRLQHLNMRSSPSAENNDNNKSERPASTIPVFSNKSVTNAVQLEDAIKRIEEPKLSILELSPSKTERVQKLKQRLKSQLLEMDEKYGATVTKVIENVLINASREETPNPPSSTAEIRAKKAVRRKAQRKQTQHSKKLKLSGKATSEHKENNRQLDITSSKSDDKKANEDAGKIETENGAQCDSDRIEIDNTTANKMAENERKDTDISAKPCIALNKNSEEEDTNCRQENCAKEQEAPEKPAKQDRHELVDEVAISICKETSAEVAMDIGDNTNTVDEKLIHDGTTAVDEKLRNKLAHGAIVTQVVDVTPGRHVKDSLLGEILVVKATSKSAVSNNIEVSKIESKRSNAQTADAEELSVEERCSTPPSPDLPCIKPSSTLPEDAIKQAPTGISNEMAAADTSLAMLANTTAKPQTTSNITSKELQNENSESLIATGVILSKISSCDSISSNLEIVPDPPTSIGLQNDSHSRSIKPIGDNTSENARPTVAENHENRNEFVRLQVSTSSLCGDEESSSDCLLSHLSKQVRKMSDLDSIVDASTVHVIKDATMTLMSFEATPTLPTYLLNGESRDVPTPPAISTPAPTPLPILTTELISDTEQQKHTATPTSALLEPAKSELTLTPAQEPKENKPDRLQKSDFQTSTTTSLENEPEQVPEKNIPTVALPMLVEQELEKLSGKPLLENTINSTAPGSAISTSDHEVSSTQELVYIPSTKRSNSNTLNNSLDVATPTLVEETAMVVQNSQIDTTHHLPENSYYMRRRARKFSDEFTLRENKGDNTVTKVALKQRRKTFSSESSLHVQFAPNTLFTTNENTLISSRATTSGSTSSGLKSGGGGSGGSSPSTTTEPVTKHTHQTRRRNHIQKPRNKTQSPSTGRSRGGGGVSELNSTFVYGCSRLQTSKSNMADSERCVVLPASAVVPPVNLGNISRAYTKKTLSQIKVFVPPEGEMCLENEGSEKSVIRKTSKISGTEATTTSRRGRPRGSLNKNSKKPKLSESAEKTKANKTAVNSSKGKTTTARTTNKRSNKNEREQLVNSAKPLPAPTTAKAPARTKNADRASNRRRK